In one Candidatus Planktophila vernalis genomic region, the following are encoded:
- a CDS encoding aminotransferase class III-fold pyridoxal phosphate-dependent enzyme — translation MRYELSEQHLDRAEASIPLGSQTFSKSRTQYPVGVSPLYLKKSKGPYSWDLDGNKYIDLVSSLAAVTIGYGDKKISRAVKRQFKSGVTLSLPTRLEAEVAEMLIEMIPSAEKVRFGKNGSDATSAAIRLARAYTGRDHIAMCGYHGWQDWSIASTTRNKGIPKSVIDLTHAFNYNNLSSLEMIFSSFPKDIAAVIMEPMNITYPNPGFLESVKELAHKYGALLIFDETITGFRFNNGGAQKLFNVIPDLSTFGKGLANGFPISAIVGSDEVMKEMSEVFFSGTFGGELLSLTAARVNLSYHSNNKVCESLYSSGENLNTKLNQLISDKALDAVLKLSGHPTWTFLNWFEGGRYAENEIKTYFLQEAFSAGLLVLNTHNLTLAHSNKVIDRILDKYDAVLHRIANAIEAETLHLDLKVAPLTPLFRVR, via the coding sequence ATGAGATATGAATTATCTGAACAACATCTAGATAGAGCGGAAGCCTCTATTCCCCTTGGCTCTCAAACCTTTAGTAAGTCCCGCACTCAGTACCCCGTCGGAGTATCTCCGCTCTATTTGAAGAAATCTAAGGGACCCTATTCTTGGGATTTGGACGGAAATAAGTACATTGATTTAGTGAGCTCTCTAGCTGCAGTAACGATTGGTTACGGTGACAAGAAGATTAGTAGAGCAGTCAAACGGCAATTCAAAAGTGGAGTAACTCTCTCACTGCCAACACGCCTTGAGGCTGAAGTTGCAGAAATGCTGATAGAAATGATTCCTTCGGCTGAAAAAGTTCGATTTGGTAAGAACGGTAGTGACGCAACCTCAGCTGCGATAAGACTAGCGAGGGCTTATACCGGACGTGACCACATTGCGATGTGCGGCTACCATGGATGGCAAGACTGGTCGATTGCGTCGACGACTCGAAACAAAGGTATTCCAAAAAGTGTCATTGATTTAACTCACGCGTTCAACTACAACAATCTTTCATCTCTTGAGATGATTTTTTCAAGTTTTCCTAAAGATATTGCAGCTGTGATCATGGAACCAATGAACATCACTTATCCCAATCCAGGATTCTTAGAGAGTGTAAAAGAATTAGCCCATAAATATGGCGCACTATTGATATTTGATGAAACGATAACTGGATTTCGATTCAACAATGGCGGAGCTCAAAAGCTTTTTAATGTTATTCCAGACCTTTCCACTTTTGGAAAAGGATTGGCGAATGGGTTTCCAATATCTGCCATAGTAGGTTCCGACGAAGTGATGAAGGAAATGTCAGAAGTGTTTTTCTCAGGGACCTTCGGTGGCGAGTTGCTTTCTCTAACCGCAGCCAGAGTTAATCTAAGTTATCATTCTAATAATAAAGTTTGTGAAAGTTTATATTCAAGTGGGGAAAATCTAAATACTAAGCTGAATCAGTTGATTTCAGATAAGGCACTCGATGCCGTACTGAAATTATCAGGTCATCCCACCTGGACATTTCTAAACTGGTTTGAGGGTGGGCGATACGCAGAGAATGAAATAAAGACATACTTTCTACAGGAAGCATTTTCTGCTGGACTTCTTGTTCTTAACACCCACAACCTTACACTAGCCCACAGCAATAAAGTCATTGATCGGATACTTGACAAGTATGACGCCGTTTTACACCGCATTGCAAATGCCATTGAAGCAGAAACGTTACACCTCGATCTGAAGGTTGCTCCACTAACTCCTTTATTTAGGGTTCGTTAG
- a CDS encoding acyltransferase family protein, translated as MALKRVDIQCLRAFAVGIVILDHFGVSGFDGGFIGVDIFFVISGYLISGIILRGISLGKFSLGDFYLKRARRILPAFLFVISISLLLSMFFTPPPETIKHSKSTISALFMVSNIYFWRSINYFNPSEAENPLLHTWSLGVEEQFYLLFPIFAIIVFKLRKKGVTTFFVLLIGIILSFWLSRVSPIAAFFLAPSRVFEFFFGVLATVLPGKYKLPLLMQHASLIRILLWFVLTYQVILIDESTSIPLPGLFTTLIATTILLKLGEMKPASNLRMLTLQKPFVFLGDISYSLYLWHQPIIAFGIQAGIHQTHISSLAFMLFVLISVSFLTWKYIEMPFRKTFASDRGFLSGILIIATSITFLSGVQMFSGGYLLREDLRPKIQELQSDLRPNVGLSPKCDSKNLDYTECQSGDNVRFIVWGDSYAMHLVDGINASNPKIGIFQATFSSCTPVFDLEISDSFGRFPNSRDCKEFNGEVRELFSSRKYALATVVVSSPFVQFVEQGRKYRLSNRLVGANVAEEIFQKSIKEIESLGYHVVIISPPPTNDSDLGKCVLRKVTLHQSIRDCDFLKSDWIKARGSTISFIQRVENQGTNIIWLDHLLCEKYCLATMDGIALYRDSGHLSVPGSRLIGTKLALANLASTPLVAVNQNFVTKPDDNQRP; from the coding sequence GTGGCCCTAAAAAGAGTTGATATCCAGTGCCTTAGAGCATTTGCGGTCGGAATCGTAATCTTGGATCACTTCGGCGTTAGTGGATTTGACGGAGGTTTTATTGGTGTAGATATCTTCTTTGTAATAAGCGGGTATCTAATTTCTGGAATTATTCTTCGTGGAATAAGTCTTGGAAAATTCTCTTTAGGCGATTTCTATTTAAAGCGGGCTAGGAGAATTCTTCCAGCTTTTCTTTTTGTAATTTCTATTTCATTGCTTTTGTCAATGTTTTTTACCCCACCACCGGAGACAATCAAACACAGTAAGTCCACAATATCGGCATTGTTTATGGTTTCTAACATCTATTTCTGGAGGAGCATAAATTATTTTAATCCAAGCGAGGCTGAAAACCCTCTTCTCCATACTTGGTCGCTTGGCGTTGAAGAGCAGTTTTACTTGTTGTTTCCAATTTTTGCAATTATAGTCTTTAAATTACGGAAAAAGGGCGTTACCACTTTTTTTGTCCTTCTTATAGGAATTATTCTTTCATTCTGGCTATCTCGCGTTTCACCGATTGCAGCATTTTTTCTAGCCCCATCGCGTGTTTTCGAATTCTTCTTTGGTGTTCTGGCCACAGTTTTGCCAGGAAAATACAAATTACCCTTGCTAATGCAACATGCAAGCCTAATTCGAATACTGCTTTGGTTTGTCTTGACTTACCAAGTGATATTGATTGATGAAAGTACTTCAATTCCCCTTCCCGGATTGTTTACAACACTAATCGCCACGACAATTTTGCTGAAGTTAGGAGAAATGAAGCCAGCGAGTAATTTAAGAATGCTAACTTTGCAAAAACCTTTTGTATTTTTAGGCGATATCAGTTACAGCCTTTATCTTTGGCACCAGCCAATTATTGCATTTGGTATCCAAGCAGGGATTCATCAAACACATATAAGTTCATTGGCTTTTATGTTGTTTGTTCTTATCAGTGTGTCATTCTTAACCTGGAAGTACATAGAAATGCCCTTTAGAAAAACCTTCGCTTCAGATAGAGGATTTCTCTCCGGCATTCTGATCATTGCAACTTCAATTACATTTTTGTCCGGAGTTCAAATGTTCTCGGGAGGTTATTTACTTAGGGAAGATTTGAGACCGAAAATACAAGAATTACAAAGTGACCTACGCCCAAATGTTGGCTTATCACCTAAATGTGATTCAAAGAACTTGGATTATACTGAATGTCAATCAGGTGACAATGTACGATTCATCGTCTGGGGTGATTCTTATGCGATGCATTTGGTTGATGGAATAAATGCTTCAAATCCAAAGATCGGCATCTTTCAAGCTACGTTTTCCAGCTGTACTCCGGTTTTTGACTTAGAAATTTCAGATTCATTTGGTCGATTTCCAAATTCGAGAGATTGCAAAGAATTCAATGGGGAGGTCCGTGAGTTATTTTCTTCCCGCAAATATGCATTAGCGACAGTAGTTGTTTCGTCACCATTTGTTCAATTTGTTGAACAAGGTAGAAAGTATAGATTGTCAAATAGATTGGTAGGCGCAAATGTTGCTGAAGAGATTTTTCAGAAATCAATTAAAGAAATAGAGTCTTTGGGTTACCATGTAGTTATCATCTCACCACCACCAACCAATGATTCTGATCTTGGAAAATGTGTTTTGAGAAAAGTGACTTTACACCAATCAATTAGAGATTGTGACTTTTTAAAGTCTGATTGGATCAAGGCCAGAGGAAGCACAATTAGTTTTATTCAGAGAGTTGAAAACCAAGGTACGAATATAATATGGCTAGATCATCTCCTTTGTGAGAAATATTGTTTAGCAACCATGGATGGTATTGCCTTATACAGAGACTCAGGACATCTGTCTGTTCCCGGTAGCCGACTGATAGGTACAAAACTCGCACTTGCGAACTTGGCGAGTACCCCACTGGTGGCGGTCAATCAAAATTTCGTGACCAAGCCCGATGATAATCAACGGCCATAG
- a CDS encoding cytidylyltransferase domain-containing protein produces the protein MKIVAIVQARIGSKRFPEKVLAEINKMPMILRQLSRISRSSMIKEIIIAIPEGTQNSGLARILQESGYRVIRGPENNVLERFLKVITESEPDICIRLTADCPLVMPEIIDEMLGKFLKLKPDYLSNTVHPTFPDGLDIEIFKPKALIELSKLQLKEYEKEHVTIGFHNRQDQFQVVNFHASENHSSFRWTVDYEEDLLFVREVYGHFAGSEDVFSYSDVLDWVDSSKAHESLMSSHKRNESLAKQRDGLIDEI, from the coding sequence TTGAAGATTGTTGCCATTGTCCAAGCACGAATCGGTTCAAAACGGTTTCCAGAGAAAGTTTTAGCAGAAATCAACAAGATGCCCATGATTCTTCGCCAACTAAGCCGGATAAGCCGCAGTAGTATGATTAAAGAAATTATCATTGCTATTCCAGAAGGCACGCAGAATAGTGGACTAGCACGGATCTTGCAGGAATCTGGATACAGGGTAATCAGAGGGCCCGAGAATAACGTTTTAGAGAGATTTCTTAAGGTGATCACGGAGTCAGAACCAGACATCTGTATCCGGCTAACTGCAGATTGCCCATTAGTTATGCCAGAAATTATCGACGAAATGCTAGGGAAATTCCTGAAATTGAAACCAGACTACCTTTCCAACACAGTCCACCCTACTTTTCCGGATGGCCTAGATATAGAGATTTTCAAACCCAAAGCCTTAATTGAGCTCAGTAAATTGCAGTTGAAGGAATATGAAAAGGAACATGTAACGATCGGTTTTCATAATCGGCAAGATCAATTTCAGGTAGTGAACTTTCACGCAAGTGAAAATCACTCGAGTTTTCGCTGGACAGTAGACTATGAAGAAGATCTACTTTTTGTAAGGGAAGTTTATGGTCATTTCGCGGGCTCGGAAGACGTATTCAGCTATAGCGATGTTCTAGACTGGGTGGACAGCTCGAAGGCGCATGAAAGTCTCATGAGTAGCCATAAACGAAATGAATCCTTGGCAAAACAAAGAGATGGATTAATAGATGAGATATGA
- a CDS encoding ABC transporter ATP-binding protein: protein MLEILLKTSRLVGARTRTRLIALTAFQSLLNFLDLAAIIGLGFLGKFVSSPPEVQESLLPNFLQKSSLSQSPDGSVFIIGLSVLLLFLLKNITYLVVSKEIFKAIQTGQNETNNMLVDKLFSTNYSNVRSQNPHHIAYFLSNGLSGIYIGILATLIALISEITLLIILFSFLVSLDWISSLLAFAYFCSILVLLNLVFLKRISKLALDSMESSVKARELLMEFIKLFREIRISGNSFWFKTQYIGTKKVGIDAESKYSWFQQIPKAVIETSLIIGIFLVIVMVNAFFPEESRLSVIAIYSGVAIRLMPSLLKIQNSVFTLKNSLPGCESTFSTLKQIEDSRESSFPLSDGSAAFNPLAPDFTASIELLGVTYSYPDRPSNPVLNDINLRFYPGERVVICGPSGSGKSTLTDVLLGLLKPDVGSVRINGVESQESIFQDQYFVAYLPQDTTLFPGTILDNLMFGAKNRVDIESNLDRTLEVAQLTSFIDSLPLGLNTVVGTGSLQLSVGQRQRIGIARLLLQNPKVIVMDEVTSSLDALTENAFVDSLSKFDQDTLLIYVAHRLNVIPNFNRVIYMENGQIISDGSLQEAIKTSKNFQESASLFGVKDID, encoded by the coding sequence ATGCTGGAGATATTACTAAAGACAAGTAGACTAGTTGGTGCTCGAACTAGGACTCGATTAATCGCACTTACAGCTTTCCAATCTTTACTAAATTTCTTAGATCTTGCCGCCATAATTGGTCTAGGCTTTCTAGGGAAGTTCGTGAGTTCTCCGCCCGAAGTGCAGGAGAGTTTACTACCCAATTTTCTGCAGAAATCCTCTCTTTCCCAATCACCTGATGGCTCCGTATTTATAATTGGGCTGAGCGTCTTACTGCTTTTTCTCCTTAAGAATATAACTTACTTGGTTGTTTCTAAAGAAATCTTCAAAGCCATCCAAACTGGTCAGAATGAGACTAATAACATGCTTGTTGATAAGTTGTTCTCAACGAATTATTCAAATGTGCGGAGTCAAAATCCTCATCACATCGCATATTTTCTTAGCAATGGACTGTCAGGGATCTACATTGGAATTCTCGCAACACTAATTGCTTTAATTTCAGAAATTACCTTGTTAATAATTCTTTTCTCGTTCTTAGTTAGTTTAGACTGGATTTCATCTTTACTTGCTTTTGCCTACTTTTGTTCAATTTTGGTTCTATTAAACCTTGTCTTTCTGAAGAGAATTTCCAAATTAGCCCTTGATTCTATGGAATCTTCAGTAAAGGCTCGAGAGCTATTGATGGAGTTTATCAAACTCTTTAGAGAAATAAGGATTTCAGGCAACTCGTTCTGGTTCAAGACTCAGTACATTGGAACAAAAAAGGTAGGCATAGACGCCGAAAGCAAATACTCTTGGTTCCAGCAAATTCCAAAAGCAGTAATAGAGACTTCTCTAATTATTGGTATCTTCCTTGTCATAGTTATGGTTAATGCTTTTTTCCCTGAAGAGTCAAGGCTTTCTGTCATTGCCATTTATTCAGGTGTTGCAATCCGACTTATGCCCTCTTTGTTGAAAATTCAAAACAGTGTTTTTACTTTAAAGAATTCATTGCCTGGGTGTGAATCTACTTTTAGCACTCTAAAGCAGATTGAAGATTCTAGAGAAAGTAGCTTTCCTCTTAGTGATGGATCTGCTGCTTTCAATCCATTAGCGCCTGATTTCACCGCGTCTATTGAACTTCTCGGCGTAACTTACTCTTATCCCGATAGACCAAGCAATCCAGTTCTTAATGACATAAATCTAAGATTTTATCCAGGCGAGAGAGTTGTAATTTGCGGCCCGTCTGGCAGTGGAAAATCAACATTAACGGACGTTCTTCTGGGTCTACTAAAGCCTGATGTCGGATCTGTGCGAATTAATGGAGTCGAATCTCAAGAAAGTATTTTCCAGGATCAATACTTTGTAGCTTACTTGCCACAGGACACCACTCTTTTCCCTGGAACTATTTTGGACAACCTAATGTTCGGTGCTAAAAATCGGGTTGACATTGAATCCAATTTAGATAGAACATTAGAAGTTGCCCAATTAACTTCGTTCATAGATAGCCTACCTCTTGGTCTAAATACAGTTGTTGGAACGGGTTCGTTACAATTAAGTGTTGGGCAGAGGCAAAGGATTGGAATTGCTCGACTACTGTTACAAAATCCAAAAGTAATCGTCATGGATGAGGTTACAAGTAGTCTTGATGCTCTGACTGAGAATGCATTTGTAGACTCTTTATCTAAATTCGACCAAGATACCTTGCTGATCTATGTAGCCCATAGGCTAAATGTTATTCCCAACTTTAACAGAGTGATTTACATGGAAAATGGCCAAATAATCAGTGATGGTTCTTTGCAAGAGGCGATAAAGACTTCGAAAAATTTCCAAGAATCAGCAAGCCTCTTCGGAGTAAAAGATATAGACTAA
- a CDS encoding polyprenol monophosphomannose synthase, whose amino-acid sequence MKESKSIVIIPTFNESLTIEGLIVDLCDLQANVHILIIDDGSPDGTANICKRLAVENPIGKISVIENSSKNGLGAAYRQGFEYAVSKYDYIFQMDADRSHEVADLMSIYRKITCEPNVGLALGSRWIEGGNVKDWSFFRIYLSRFANRFASSALMTNLSDSTSGLRGYRASALSIIPFSATESNGYCFQIEMTKLMLETNFDIVEVPISFTERKLGSSKMDSKIVWEALNIVAKWWLLNRKKSLFSKWG is encoded by the coding sequence GTGAAAGAATCGAAATCAATTGTAATTATTCCAACCTTCAATGAATCCCTAACCATTGAAGGTTTGATAGTCGATCTATGCGACTTACAGGCTAATGTGCATATTCTTATAATCGATGATGGGTCCCCGGATGGGACCGCAAATATATGCAAGAGATTGGCAGTTGAGAACCCAATCGGAAAGATTAGTGTTATTGAGAATAGTTCAAAAAATGGCTTGGGGGCTGCCTACCGGCAAGGTTTTGAGTATGCCGTGAGTAAATACGACTATATCTTTCAAATGGACGCCGACAGATCACATGAAGTCGCTGACCTAATGTCGATTTATAGGAAAATTACGTGCGAACCTAATGTTGGCTTGGCATTGGGCTCAAGGTGGATAGAGGGTGGGAATGTCAAGGATTGGTCCTTTTTTCGAATTTATCTATCTAGATTTGCAAACAGATTTGCTTCCTCAGCGCTGATGACTAATCTGTCAGACTCCACATCTGGATTGAGAGGCTATAGAGCTTCTGCTCTAAGTATCATCCCTTTCTCCGCAACGGAATCAAATGGTTATTGCTTTCAAATAGAAATGACCAAACTCATGCTCGAAACAAACTTTGATATCGTCGAAGTACCGATTTCATTCACCGAAAGAAAACTAGGAAGTTCAAAAATGGACTCGAAGATCGTTTGGGAAGCACTAAATATAGTTGCAAAATGGTGGTTATTGAATAGAAAAAAATCACTTTTCAGCAAATGGGGTTAA